TCCCGGCGTGGGCTACGTGGAGCTCGCGGGCTTCACGCCGGATGGCAAGCACGTGCTCACCGCGCGGGAGGCGCGCGCGGGCGGGCACAAGGAGCGCGAGTTCGCCTTGCTCGACCTCGAGACGCTCGCCGTCGAAAAGAAGGCCGACCACCCCGAGGCGATCACCGCGTTCGCGCGCTGGCAGTCGGCAGAGTGGAAGGCGACGACCGTCGCGATTCGTTAACCAAATGGTTACGGCGGATTCGTCAGCGCGGCCGGGATGAGCACCGGCGTCTGGTTGGACAGGTTGGTGTAGGCCAGCCCGGCCGCCTGCAGGAACGTCGCGTGCACATCGGGCGGGCGCAACGTGTAGCCCGAGCCGATCGCCGTCTGCGGTGCGCCGGTGTTGAGGTCGACGCCCAGCGAGCTGAAGTCCGCGTCCAGCGTGCCACCGATGAGCCCGCCCTTGATGCCGCCGCCCGCGAGCAGACACGAGCTCGCCAGGTGGTGGTCGCGGCCGCCGCGGCTGTTGATGTTCGGCGTGCGCGCGAACTCGCTGAAGGCCATGAGTTGCGTGCGCTCGATGAGCGGGTGGCCTTCGTTGAGCGGATCGTTCGTCTGGGCCAAATACAGAATCAGCCGGCCGAGCGCGTCGAAGCCCTGACGCAAGCTCGACGCGTGCGTGTTGGCCCAGTCGCTGTCGTGGTCGTCGATGCCGGTGGCGAGCTGGATGCTCACGCAGGCCGAGACGGGAAGTCCCGTCGTCGCGTCCGGCGTGATGGCGCGCGCGGCGATGAGCGCCTGGCCCTTCGCGCCCGTGATCGCATTGTAGAATTGGCTCGAGTTCGCGTTGTTGATTCCGAAGAAGGTGTAGAGCGACTGCAGCGTCGGGTCGGTGGTGTTCTGCGGGAACGAGAACTGGCCGTACAGATTGCTGCCCAGCATGTCCCTCGCGCGAATGCGGCTCTCCTTCAGTGTGGTCACCAGGCCGGTGCCGTCGAGGGTCTGCTCCCAGCAGTCGTTCTGGGCGAAGTAGGCCTCGAGCGCGGCGTCGCGCGCGACCTGGGCCTTGGCGTCCTCGGGGTTGAGCGACTTGAGGACATTGATGATGTCGTTTGCGGTAT
This DNA window, taken from Deltaproteobacteria bacterium, encodes the following:
- a CDS encoding DUF1501 domain-containing protein, producing the protein MGIPNKFTRRRMLQTLGLGTAGFLMQDILFGDKRARADSGTPPKIIIFCYFSGGWDQLMALDPRKFGFGSTGAGLFPADGSTIDPALDQIMDTTADVSSDGATNKVILNWINNGAAATNGVLTLGNTGIQVGPAFYDTVWTNPAINANLNDLCSRACILRGVNMGTLTHEVGRRYFITGKFPRGLQASGSALPTWIASLNGSTPQVGSIPNLSVGVETYNENLPAFASGLLVNTANDIINVLKSLNPEDAKAQVARDAALEAYFAQNDCWEQTLDGTGLVTTLKESRIRARDMLGSNLYGQFSFPQNTTDPTLQSLYTFFGINNANSSQFYNAITGAKGQALIAARAITPDATTGLPVSACVSIQLATGIDDHDSDWANTHASSLRQGFDALGRLILYLAQTNDPLNEGHPLIERTQLMAFSEFARTPNINSRGGRDHHLASSCLLAGGGIKGGLIGGTLDADFSSLGVDLNTGAPQTAIGSGYTLRPPDVHATFLQAAGLAYTNLSNQTPVLIPAALTNPP